From the genome of Populus alba chromosome 10, ASM523922v2, whole genome shotgun sequence, one region includes:
- the LOC118034511 gene encoding flowering-promoting factor 1-like protein 3, with protein sequence MSGVWVFKNGVVRLVENPGAESLDGSRQGSSVRRKVLVHSPSNEVITSYAILERKLYSLGWERYYDDPDLLQFHKRSTVHLISLPKDFNKLRSMHMYDIVVKNRNMFEVRDM encoded by the coding sequence ATGTCCGGCGTCTGGGTTTTCAAGAACGGGGTGGTCCGGCTGGTGGAGAACCCGGGAGCTGAATCACTAGATGGGAGCCGGCAAGGGTCAAGTGTGCGGCGAAAAGTGCTAGTTCACTCCCCTAGTAATGAGGTTATAACCTCTTATGCCATTCTTGAACGCAAGCTGTATTCTCTTGGGTGGGAGAGGTACTATGATGATCCGGATCTCCTTCAATTCCACAAAAGATCAACTGTTCATCTCATCTCTCTCCCTAAGGATTTTAACAAGCTCAGGTCCATGCATATGTATGATATTGTCGTCAAAAACCGTAATATGTTTGAAGTAAGGGATATGTAG